The window TCGCGTCGGGCGTCTTCTGCTCGCCGGCGCGCTCCTGCTCGCCCACGGGCCGCTCCGGCTCCGGCGCGTCCTGCTCGTCCGCCGTGTGCGGGCTCTTGTCGGCGTATCGCTCGTCTTTCACGCTGCGTCTCCCTGCCGGCGTCCGGCTGCGGAGGTCGGGTTCAGCGCCGCGTCTTCGGGGTCCGCCGCCGCCGCGGCCACGCGCGCGTCGTCTCCACCGAAGCCCGCCTTGGGCGGATCGGTGACCACGATGCGGTCCTCGGAAGGCTCGTGGGTGCGCGGCGGAAGCTGCATGATGCGGCGCAGCTCGGACTCGTCCACCACCTCCTTGTCCAGCAGCTCCTTCGCCAGCACCTCCAGCACCTCGCGGTCCGCCGTGAGCAGGCGCCGGACACGCTCGTACGTGCCCTCGATCAGCCCGTGGATCTCGCGGTCGATGGTCTGCGCCGTCTCTTCCGAGTAGCTGCGGTGGCCGCTCTCCTCGCCGGATTGGAGGAACTGAGAGCGCCGCGGGCCGGACAGGTTCACCGGGCCCAGCTCGCGCGACATGCCGTACTCCATCACCATGCTGCGCGCCAGCTCCGTCACCCGCTCCAAGTCGTTGCCCGCGCCGGTGGAGATCTCGTTGAAGACGATCTCCTCGGCCACGCGCCCGCCCAGCAGCACCGCCAGCCGGTCCATCAGCTCCTGCTTGGTGAGCAGGAAGCGGTCTTCGGTGGGCAGCTGCTGCGTGTAGCCCAGCGCCGCCACGCCGCGGGGGATGATGCTGATCTTGTGCACCGGGTCGGCCGTGGGCACGCGCTCGGCCACGATGGCGTGGCCCGCCTCGTGGTAGGCCACGATGGTGCGCTCCTTCTCGTTTATGAGCCGGTTCTTCTTCTCCAGCCCGGCGACGATGCGGTCCACCGCGTCGTCGATCTCCTTCATGGTCACGTGCGGCAGGTCGCGCCGCGCGGCAAGCAGCGCCGCCTCGTTCAGCAGGTTCGCCAGGTCGGCGCCCACGAACCCCGGCGTGCGGCGGGCGATGCGCTCCAGGTCCACGTCCGGCCCCAGGCTCACGCCGTCGGAGTGGATGCGGAGGATGGCGAGGCGTCCGTGCAGGTCCGGCCGGTCCACCAGCACCTGCCGGTCGAAGCGGCCCGGCCGCAGCAGCGCCGGGTCCAGGATCTCGGGCCGGTTGGTGGCCGCCATGATGATCACGGCCATCCGCGGGTCGAAGCCGTCCATCTCCACCAGCAGCTGGTTGAGCGTCTGCTCGCGCTCGTCGTTGCCGCCCATCACCCCGCCCGGCGAGCGCGCCTTGCCCAGCGCGTCCAGCTCGTCGATGAAGATGATGCATGGCGACTGCGCCTTGGCCTGCGCGAACAGGTCGCGCACCCGCGCCGCGCC is drawn from Longimicrobiaceae bacterium and contains these coding sequences:
- the ftsH gene encoding ATP-dependent zinc metalloprotease FtsH yields the protein MANPKSFQNERRKGNSDRRGSGPFDGRKPHFAWGPVLFALAAMFALNLLLNGTRPNHTAYSEVLKRIDAGQVQRVTLSATEIQAYPTDSIQKGSGTKVWTADRSAGEDPGLMDHLRRRNVRTEFVQPSGLGRMAAYILPLVLLAAFWIFMLRRMSPTQGVLTVGKTKARIVGEEGTGVTFADVAGVEEAKQELVEIVEFLKTPDKFAKLGAKLPKGVLLIGPPGTGKTLLARAVAGEAGVTFFQLSGAEFVEMFVGVGAARVRDLFAQAKAQSPCIIFIDELDALGKARSPGGVMGGNDEREQTLNQLLVEMDGFDPRMAVIIMAATNRPEILDPALLRPGRFDRQVLVDRPDLHGRLAILRIHSDGVSLGPDVDLERIARRTPGFVGADLANLLNEAALLAARRDLPHVTMKEIDDAVDRIVAGLEKKNRLINEKERTIVAYHEAGHAIVAERVPTADPVHKISIIPRGVAALGYTQQLPTEDRFLLTKQELMDRLAVLLGGRVAEEIVFNEISTGAGNDLERVTELARSMVMEYGMSRELGPVNLSGPRRSQFLQSGEESGHRSYSEETAQTIDREIHGLIEGTYERVRRLLTADREVLEVLAKELLDKEVVDESELRRIMQLPPRTHEPSEDRIVVTDPPKAGFGGDDARVAAAAADPEDAALNPTSAAGRRQGDAA